One Eisenibacter elegans DSM 3317 genomic window, ACCACTCCCGTAGTAGCAGAGGCTTGGCATCGGCAGGATTACGAAACCCTCTGGCAGGTATACCACCGTTCTGCCCTAAATATGCTTCTCTTGGGGGGGCTGCTTTTTGTTGGTATTTGGGCTAATGTAGACAATATCTTTGCCTTGATGCCAAACGGTGAAATGTATGCTCAGGGCAAATATGTGATTTTCTTTACGGCCTTGGGGCGCTTGATTAGCGTAGCCGGAGGGGTCAATTCGGTCATTTTGCTCCAATCTCGCTACTACCAGTTCAATCTTTGGCTGGCTCTAGGCCTGGCATTGTTGATTTTCTGCACCAACCTTTGGTTTATCCCAGCCTATGGCATAGAAGGTGCGGCAGCGGCTACGGCCATTTCCCTGCTTATTTGGAGCGTGGTTAAGATTGCCTTTGTGTGGTATATATTTGGTTTGCAGCCTTTTAACCATAAAAATCTTCAGGCACTGTTGATTTTGTTGGTGGCGGGTACGGCAGGGTTTTACTGCCCCCGGTTTGCTTCGGTTTGGGTAGATCTCTTTGTGCGCTCAGGTTTGATTGTCCTGCTTTTTGGAGCAGGGGCATACTATTGGGCCGTATCAGAAGAAGGAATGCAGTTACTTCAGCGTGGCCTTACGTGGCTGCGCCGTAAGCGATAATCACTGCGCCGCAAGCAAGAGCACACACCAGTTATCGATTTATTTATGCCTATGTGAAGGCTCATAGATTAGGCGCATAAAGGAACTGAGACGCTGTTCTTCTCGGTTGATAGGAATCCCTGTAACGATACCGATCATCAGGTTATCTGCCAAGCTGACACGCATCTGCGGACGCATCACCATCGTGAATTTCCCAGCATCAAACTCTTTGTTAAACTCCACACCTATAAAGTTGCGGGTGCCTGGAATCATAAAGTGGAAGTTGGTATGTAGCTCATAAGCGTTGTGCCATTTGGGCAGTGTTTCTCCTCGGGCAAATACCTGCTCAAACCTTGGCCCTGTATAGATGAGGGTGTGGAAGTTGCGTCCCCAACGTTTGGCCGCAACGAAAAAAGGGTTGAAGACCTGTCCCTTGAAAAAGTTGCGTGCCGTGATGATGTTCAGGTCTACCAACTCAAATTCGTGGATATAACCTAGCGCAAGGGTAGCTTTGTATTTTTCGGAAACTAAGAATGACCACTGGGCGGCCAGCTTGAGCGACTCCACCCGGTTGGAAGGAAGGCTGTCTTTTTGTTCGCGGGTATTGCGGGTGTAGAAGGTAAAGGGTACTTCGATTTCAAGCCCCAGACGGTGGATAGGAGCCCACTCATACTCAACGAGCATCTCGTAGGTATCAAAGCGGAGGTTATCAGTAAGGCCTGCGCCTATATTCCATTCTTTTTCACCTTTGCGTGCTCCCAAGTCTCGAATTAGGTCTATATAAAGCGGCTCGGCGTGTAATACCTTATAGGGAAGATTTTCTTTTTTTTCAATCTCTTGGATGTAGAGCGAGTCAAGTTTGGTATTAGGAATATCAGCAGTATCGGCGGGGAGTATCTGAGCAGGCAACACAAGCGACAATCCCATCACAAAACAGCAAACAAACACACAACGTAATGTTTTTTTCATTCTTGGCTCTTAATGAGGATAATATGGTTAAAATCAGACAGATTCAAGTTGTAGCGCCGCAAATATACAGTAAATCTGAGGGATGGCACAAGCCAAGTGCCTCTCTTATGTTTTTATAGTCCAAAGGATTGTGGAAGTAGTAGATGTCTATTTATATATTATTTTATTTTATTTTATTTTGTATACACCACTGGATATTTTCTAATTTGGCTTTGATTCAACAAGCTGGGTAACCATATGGGGACTTTCGACAAATCCACAAAGCCCCAGCGTTCTTTTGCGCATATTTTGCACGTAAATATACGTCGAGAGCTCAGAGGACAAAATGAGCGCAACAAAGACCAAAAATATCCAGTGGCGTGTATTTTACACATATTCGCTAATGAAAATATCCTTAGTCTTTATACACCAACCTTTGGGGGTTTCAGAGTTCCTCTAGGCTTGTAGGTGGGGGAGGAGTACTTGGAAAAGTGCGCCTTTTGTAGGGGTTGAGCTAGCCGTAATGCTGCCATTGAGTTTTTCAAGGCTTTCTTTGACCAAGAACAGCCCCAAGCCTGAGCCGTTACGCTGGTCGGTAGCCCGATAAAACATGTCAAAGATATGGGGCAAGTGCGCTTCTTCAATACCAATGCCGTTATCGGCTACACTGAGGTAGGTGGCCTCGGCTGTTTGGCGGATGTTTACCTGAATAAAAGGCTGCGATTTGGCAGGGTCATAGTATCGTACAGCATTGCTAATCAGGTTATTACAAATAATGGCCAAGCGAGTTAAGTCGCTATAACAATACACGGGAGCATCGATATAACAGCGAAAGTCTATCTTTTGAGCATCAATATGGTAGCGGTGTTGTTCCCATATCTCCTGGATGAAGCGCTGTAACTCTATTTTTTCTAGTTGAATTTCGGTACGGGAATTGCGCGAAAACTCGGCTATGTCCGAAATAAAGCTGTCGAGCCTTTGTAGTATACCCTCCTGCATCAGGAAATACTCGCGCATGCGTTCGGCATCTGTTTCTCGTTTGGCTAGGTTAATCAAGCCTAAAAGCGAGGCGACAGGTGCGCGCAAGTCGTGGCTGGCACTGTATACAAAGCGGTCTAGCTCAGCATTGGTTTTTTTGAGCTCTTCGAGCAAGGCTTCGTTTTTGGCGCGGAGGTGGTAGGTTTCAAGTGCTTGGTCAATCGTCTCTCGCAGGTTGTCAAGCTGCCAAGGTTTGGTAACATATCGGTATACCTTGCCTTTGTTGATAGCATTGATGATGGCCTCCACATCGCTGTATCCCGTCAGGATAATGCGGGTGATTTCGGGGTAGAGGCGGGCTATTTTTTCTAAAAACTCTACTCCAGTAACATTGGGCATCCGTTGGTCGGTAATGACCAACTGCACGGGCTTGTCTGCTAGGATGGCCAAACCCTCAGTAGCCGAAGTGGCTGTCAAGACATCATAATCACGACGGAATACCGCTTTAAAACTGGAGAGGTTTTTAGGCTCATCGTCTACATACAGAATTGCATCTTTTGTTGTTTTCATATTTTTCTGAAAATCATCGGCTACCTTTACTATAAGGCAACATTACTATAAAAGTAGTTCCTTCTCCGCGTGCAGACTGTAGTCTGATGCGCCCTTGGTGGTTTCGGACAATCCCCTCGCTAATGTAGAGGCCAAGCCCAGAGCCTATTCCTACGGGTTTGGTCGTATAAAAAGGCTCAAATATACGCCGCTGAACAGCCTCATCGATACCTTCGCCGTTGTCGGCAATGGTGATTTGTAAAGTGGCAGTTTCTGTTATATCTTCTATACGGATAAGGATTTGAGGGGAATCGGATGCGGGGTATTTTTTTTGCTTCACAGCAAAAATAGCATTAGAGATGATATTAACAAAAACCTGCTGCAATTTTCCCGGATGGCAGTAGAGCGGCTTTGTGGCTTGGTACTCTTTGATGAGGGTAACAGTATGTTTGTATTGGTTATGTAAGATTAGTAAGCTATCATCAATAATTTGCTTGATATCGTAATGGCTGAGCTGGGCTTCGTCCATACGGGCAAAAGAGCGAAGACTTCTGACAATCTCTGTAGTTTGTCGCGTACCTGTTTGGATATTGTCTACCAATTCGGGCAGCTCTTGGAGCAGTTCTTCCATGCCTATCGAGTCTTTGAAGCGCTGTAGTTCTGGAGGCAAAAGCGCTTCGGGTAGGCGCTCATACTGGAGCAGTAGTTGGCTTACATCTTGGATGAGCGTACTGAGCGCTTCGCTGCTGGCGTAGATATAGCTGATAGGGTTGTTGATTTCGTGGGCTATACCGGCTACCAACACCCCAAGGGAGGCCATTTTTTCTTGGGCGATAATCTGTTCTTGTGCAGCTCTCAGCGCCCTGAGTGTTTTTTTGAGTTCCTTGCGTTGGGTATAGAGGAGTTTGTTTTTGCGCTCTATACGGTCGTTGATTTCCTGTTCACGTTGGAGTGTAAGTTCGAGTTGTTGTTTGGTACGTTCTAGGGATTCGTTGGTAGCCGAAAGTTCTTCGGCATATTGCCTCAGCTCTTCTTCTGTAGTGCGAAGCGCTTGATAAGCTTCTTGCAGTTGTTTTTTGCGGGTATAGAGGTTTTTGTTT contains:
- a CDS encoding sensor histidine kinase, which codes for MYTRQRLSEYTPQELISLVLELQLQNQRPSLDALYAKTFRRLIRAEEQMHQLVRFAPMPIVLIHIPKNRILHINEQAEQLLQYTHDELPTLQDWFEKVGLQNLPFNTYVQPRLRQLYDESRSLPLAIEKHTRLQNRHGQRFRIQIAYLTVDKLTYCFLLKVGHKSSFEPNMLAHNEAYQRMQDSNEALRQYTQELVLLNENLAFTKRQAEQTLSREQRALQKIEQQNKNLYTRKKQLQEAYQALRTTEEELRQYAEELSATNESLERTKQQLELTLQREQEINDRIERKNKLLYTQRKELKKTLRALRAAQEQIIAQEKMASLGVLVAGIAHEINNPISYIYASSEALSTLIQDVSQLLLQYERLPEALLPPELQRFKDSIGMEELLQELPELVDNIQTGTRQTTEIVRSLRSFARMDEAQLSHYDIKQIIDDSLLILHNQYKHTVTLIKEYQATKPLYCHPGKLQQVFVNIISNAIFAVKQKKYPASDSPQILIRIEDITETATLQITIADNGEGIDEAVQRRIFEPFYTTKPVGIGSGLGLYISEGIVRNHQGRIRLQSARGEGTTFIVMLPYSKGSR
- a CDS encoding HAEPLYID family protein translates to MKKTLRCVFVCCFVMGLSLVLPAQILPADTADIPNTKLDSLYIQEIEKKENLPYKVLHAEPLYIDLIRDLGARKGEKEWNIGAGLTDNLRFDTYEMLVEYEWAPIHRLGLEIEVPFTFYTRNTREQKDSLPSNRVESLKLAAQWSFLVSEKYKATLALGYIHEFELVDLNIITARNFFKGQVFNPFFVAAKRWGRNFHTLIYTGPRFEQVFARGETLPKWHNAYELHTNFHFMIPGTRNFIGVEFNKEFDAGKFTMVMRPQMRVSLADNLMIGIVTGIPINREEQRLSSFMRLIYEPSHRHK
- a CDS encoding hybrid sensor histidine kinase/response regulator, whose product is MKTTKDAILYVDDEPKNLSSFKAVFRRDYDVLTATSATEGLAILADKPVQLVITDQRMPNVTGVEFLEKIARLYPEITRIILTGYSDVEAIINAINKGKVYRYVTKPWQLDNLRETIDQALETYHLRAKNEALLEELKKTNAELDRFVYSASHDLRAPVASLLGLINLAKRETDAERMREYFLMQEGILQRLDSFISDIAEFSRNSRTEIQLEKIELQRFIQEIWEQHRYHIDAQKIDFRCYIDAPVYCYSDLTRLAIICNNLISNAVRYYDPAKSQPFIQVNIRQTAEATYLSVADNGIGIEEAHLPHIFDMFYRATDQRNGSGLGLFLVKESLEKLNGSITASSTPTKGALFQVLLPHLQA